One window from the genome of Nicotiana sylvestris chromosome 9, ASM39365v2, whole genome shotgun sequence encodes:
- the LOC104221857 gene encoding NADH--cytochrome b5 reductase 1-like has protein sequence MEFFERPEAQFIIGVAVAIAAAGAAAYYYSSKKPKVCLDPERFKEFKLVKRTQISHNVAKFRFELPTPTSVLGLPIGQHISCRGKDSQGEEVVKPYTPTTLDSDVGYFELVIKMYPQGRMSHHFREMREGDYLAVKGPKGRFKYQPGQVRAFGMLAGGSGITPMFQVARAILENPNDKTKVHLIYANVTYEDILLKEQLDGLAANYPDRFKIYYVLNQPPEVWSGGVGFVSKEMIQTHCPAPASDIQILRCGPPPMNKAMAAHLEALGYTPEMQFQF, from the exons ATGGAGTTTTTTGAAAGACCAGAAGCTCAATTTATCATTGGTGTTGCTGTTGCTATTGCTGCTGCTGGTGCTGCTGCCTACTATTATTCTTCCAAGAAACCCAAAG TATGCTTGGATCCTGAGAGGTTCAAAGAATTTAAGCTTGTGAAGCGTACACAAATAAGCCACAATGTTGCAAAGTTCAGATTTGAACTCCCCACACCTACTTCTGTATTGGGCCTACCCATTGGACAACATATTAGTTGCAG GGGCAAGGATAGTCAAGGTGAAGAGGTTGTTAAACCGTACACACCAACTACTTTGGATTCAGATGTTGGATATTTTGAACTAGTTATTAAG ATGTATCCTCAAGGAAGGATGTCTCATCATTTCCGAGAAATGCGTGAGGGTGATTATTTGGCTGTGAAGGGACCTAAG GGCCGCTTTAAGTACCAGCCTGGCCAAGTGAGAGCATTTGGAATGCTTGCTGGAGGCTCTGGCATTACCCCAATGTTTCAG GTTGCTAGAGCTATTCTCGAAAATCCAAATGACAAGACAAAGGTGCACTTGATATATGCTAATGTTACCTATGAAGACATACTTTTAAAG GAACAGTTGGATGGCCTTGCTGCTAACTATCCTGACCGTTTCAAAATTTATTACGTACTGAATCAG CCTCCTGAAGTATGGAGCGGTGGTGTTGGATTTGTGTCCAAGGAAATGATTCAGACTCATTGTCCTGCCCCGGCATCTGACATTCAG ATACTGAGGTGTGGTCCACCTCCAATGAACAAGGCTATGGCTGCTCATCTTGAAGCCCTTGGATACACCCCAGAGATGCAATTCCAGTTttaa